In one window of Pseudomonas chlororaphis subsp. chlororaphis DNA:
- a CDS encoding xanthine dehydrogenase family protein molybdopterin-binding subunit, which yields MSQLPNDFALSNLSRRGFLKGVGATGALVLAASWGWQDAFAEEKKFGADGMPNGWVDDPKVYVSIAADGSVTVFCNRSEMGQGVRTSLSMVVADELEADWALVKVKQAPGDEALFGNQDTDGSRSMRHWYEPMRRCGAAARTMLEQAAAEQWKVPLAECRAQLHKVVHQPSGRELGYGALAAAASALAVPARDSLRLKQPSEFRYIGKEGTRAIDGADIVNGQAVYGADVHFDGMLFATVARPRVYGGKVKSFDGSAALKVPGVIKVVQIESRPLPSEFQPLGGVAVIASNTWAAIKGRDALKIEWDDGVNAGYDSIAYRKELEAAALKPGKVVRSTGNIDDAMGSADSNLEASYYLPHLAQAPMEPMVAVARFKDGQCEAWAPSQAPQVTRERIAERLSIPFDKVTVNITLLGGGFGRKSKPDFILEAAILAKEVPGKAVRVQWTREDDIHNSYFHTVSAQYLKASLNKDGMPSGWLHRTVAPSITALFAPGMNHEAAFELGMGFTNLAYAIPNVRLENPEAAAHTRVGWYRSVSNIPHGFAIQSFIDELAHKAGQDPLKYQLKLLGPDRRIDPRTLSEEWNYGESPERYPIDTARMRGVLETAAKAAGWGRSLPKGRGLGLAVHYSFVTYVAAVIEVEVKDDGTLIVHKADIAVDCGPQINPERIRSQFEGACVMGLGNAVVGEISFKDGKVQQDNFHMYEVARMSLAPKEVAVHLVTPPGDVPLGGVGEPGVPPIAPALCNAIFAATGKRIRNLPVRYQLQGWQQAGKA from the coding sequence CCGCCGACGGCAGCGTGACCGTGTTCTGCAACCGTTCGGAAATGGGCCAGGGTGTGCGTACCAGCCTGAGCATGGTGGTCGCTGACGAACTGGAGGCCGACTGGGCGCTGGTGAAGGTCAAGCAGGCGCCGGGCGACGAGGCGCTGTTCGGTAACCAGGACACCGACGGTTCGCGCAGCATGCGCCATTGGTACGAGCCGATGCGGCGCTGCGGTGCGGCGGCGCGGACCATGCTCGAGCAGGCGGCGGCCGAGCAGTGGAAAGTCCCGCTGGCCGAGTGCCGGGCGCAGTTGCATAAAGTGGTCCACCAGCCGAGCGGCCGTGAACTGGGCTACGGCGCCCTGGCCGCGGCGGCGAGCGCCCTGGCGGTGCCGGCCCGCGACAGCCTGCGGCTGAAGCAACCCAGCGAATTCCGCTACATCGGCAAGGAGGGCACCCGCGCCATCGACGGTGCGGACATCGTCAATGGCCAGGCGGTCTACGGCGCCGACGTGCATTTCGACGGCATGCTCTTCGCGACGGTTGCGCGCCCACGGGTCTATGGCGGCAAGGTCAAATCCTTCGATGGCAGCGCGGCGCTGAAGGTGCCGGGCGTGATCAAGGTGGTGCAGATCGAAAGTCGCCCGCTGCCTTCCGAGTTTCAGCCGCTGGGCGGCGTGGCGGTGATCGCCAGCAATACCTGGGCGGCGATCAAGGGCCGCGATGCGTTGAAGATCGAGTGGGATGATGGCGTCAACGCCGGCTACGACTCGATTGCCTACCGCAAGGAACTGGAAGCCGCGGCGCTCAAGCCCGGCAAGGTAGTGCGCAGCACCGGCAATATCGACGACGCCATGGGCAGCGCCGACAGCAACCTGGAGGCCTCCTACTACCTGCCGCACCTGGCGCAGGCGCCGATGGAACCGATGGTCGCCGTGGCGCGCTTCAAGGACGGCCAGTGCGAAGCCTGGGCTCCGAGCCAGGCGCCACAGGTGACCCGCGAACGTATTGCCGAGCGCCTGAGCATTCCCTTCGACAAGGTGACGGTCAACATCACCTTGCTCGGCGGTGGCTTCGGGCGTAAATCCAAGCCCGACTTCATCCTCGAGGCGGCGATTCTCGCCAAGGAAGTGCCGGGCAAGGCCGTGCGGGTGCAATGGACCCGTGAAGACGACATTCACAACTCCTACTTCCACACCGTGTCGGCGCAATACCTCAAGGCCAGCCTGAACAAGGACGGCATGCCGTCCGGCTGGCTGCACCGCACCGTGGCGCCGAGCATCACCGCGCTGTTCGCCCCGGGCATGAACCATGAGGCCGCCTTCGAACTGGGCATGGGCTTCACCAACCTGGCCTATGCGATTCCCAACGTGCGCCTGGAAAACCCCGAGGCCGCTGCGCATACCCGGGTTGGCTGGTATCGCTCGGTGTCGAACATCCCGCACGGTTTCGCCATCCAGAGCTTTATCGACGAACTGGCCCATAAGGCGGGCCAGGACCCGTTGAAGTACCAGCTCAAACTGCTCGGGCCGGATCGCCGGATCGATCCGCGGACCTTGAGCGAAGAGTGGAACTACGGTGAGTCGCCGGAGCGTTACCCAATCGACACCGCGCGCATGCGCGGCGTGCTGGAGACGGCGGCCAAGGCGGCGGGCTGGGGCCGCAGCCTGCCCAAGGGCCGCGGCCTGGGGCTGGCGGTGCATTACAGCTTCGTCACCTACGTGGCGGCGGTGATCGAGGTCGAGGTCAAGGATGATGGCACCTTGATCGTGCACAAGGCCGATATCGCCGTGGACTGCGGTCCGCAGATCAATCCCGAGCGTATCCGCTCGCAGTTCGAGGGCGCCTGTGTGATGGGCCTGGGCAATGCGGTGGTGGGTGAGATCAGCTTCAAGGATGGCAAGGTCCAGCAGGACAACTTCCATATGTATGAAGTGGCGCGCATGTCTCTGGCGCCGAAGGAAGTCGCCGTGCACCTGGTGACGCCACCGGGCGATGTGCCACTGGGCGGTGTCGGTGAGCCGGGCGTGCCGCCGATCGCGCCGGCCCTGTGTAACGCGATCTTTGCCGCCACCGGCAAGCGCATCCGTAACCTGCCAGTGCGTTACCAGCTGCAGGGCTGGCAACAGGCGGGCAAGGCCTGA
- a CDS encoding XdhC family protein, which produces MDSVDLNVLRSVLEWRRAGQRVTLYSVVQTWGSAPRPPGAMLALREDGMVIGSVSGGCIEDDLIARLHDGRLSLDGPPVQLVTYGVTREEAARFGLPCGGTLRLTEERVGDPGWVAELLARCEAHEIVARELNLSSGEVLLKPASKTDVLSFDDTTLRAIYGPRWRLLLIGAGQLSRYVAEMARLLDFEVLICDPRKEFVYGWEEQHGRFVPGMPDDAVLNIETDERTAIVALTHDPRLDDMALLTALNSRAFYVGALGSRVNSQKRRENLAQLGLEPQAIERLHGPIGLHIGSHTPAEIALSVMSEIVAIKNGIDLLQKKPPQVTAQVSA; this is translated from the coding sequence ATGGACAGCGTCGACCTGAATGTCCTGCGCAGCGTGCTGGAATGGCGCCGCGCGGGGCAGCGCGTGACCTTGTACAGCGTGGTCCAGACTTGGGGCAGCGCGCCGCGGCCACCGGGGGCCATGCTGGCTTTGCGCGAAGACGGCATGGTGATCGGCTCGGTCTCGGGCGGTTGCATCGAGGACGACCTGATCGCCCGTTTGCACGATGGCCGCCTGTCTCTGGACGGGCCGCCGGTGCAACTGGTGACCTATGGCGTGACCCGCGAGGAGGCCGCACGTTTTGGCCTGCCGTGCGGCGGCACCTTGCGCCTGACCGAGGAGCGGGTTGGCGATCCGGGCTGGGTCGCGGAACTGCTGGCTCGTTGCGAGGCGCATGAAATCGTCGCTCGGGAGTTGAACCTGAGCAGCGGTGAAGTGCTGCTAAAGCCGGCCAGCAAGACCGACGTGCTGAGCTTCGATGACACCACCCTGCGGGCGATCTATGGCCCGCGCTGGCGGCTGTTGCTGATCGGCGCCGGGCAGTTGTCGCGGTATGTGGCGGAAATGGCGCGGCTGCTGGACTTCGAAGTACTGATCTGTGATCCGCGCAAGGAGTTTGTCTACGGTTGGGAAGAGCAGCACGGGCGTTTTGTGCCGGGAATGCCGGACGATGCGGTGCTGAATATCGAGACTGACGAGCGTACAGCCATTGTCGCGCTGACCCATGACCCCCGGCTGGATGACATGGCGCTGTTGACCGCGCTCAATTCCCGGGCGTTTTACGTCGGGGCGCTGGGCTCTCGGGTCAACAGTCAGAAGCGTCGGGAGAATCTGGCCCAGCTGGGACTGGAGCCGCAGGCCATCGAACGCCTGCACGGGCCCATCGGCCTGCATATCGGCAGCCATACACCGGCGGAGATTGCCCTGTCGGTGATGTCGGAGATCGTCGCCATCAAGAACGGCATCGACCTGTTGCAGAAAAAGCCACCTCAAGTCACTGCGCAGGTGAGCGCGTGA
- a CDS encoding nucleotidyltransferase family protein, translating to MSESLCAVILAAGQGSRFRQAAGGGQDKLLAPCLGRDAVIRPVVEQVLRSLPELLTRRVLVTTPDRTEVIALAEAYGCQVVLLDSPGMGDSLAAAVAACADASGWLVVLGDMPFILPSSIESVVRELGEQMIRVPVYKGAYGHPVAFGAAFGQALRGLTGDRGARPLFAAGQVVEVELADAGVLWDVDMPQALVFSG from the coding sequence GTGAGCGAGTCGCTGTGCGCGGTCATCCTGGCCGCGGGGCAGGGCAGTCGTTTCCGACAGGCGGCGGGGGGCGGGCAAGACAAGTTGCTGGCTCCATGCCTGGGACGAGACGCGGTGATCAGGCCGGTAGTCGAGCAGGTCCTGAGGAGTTTGCCCGAACTGCTGACCCGTAGAGTCCTGGTGACAACGCCGGACCGTACCGAGGTGATTGCCTTGGCTGAAGCCTATGGCTGCCAGGTGGTGCTTCTGGATTCGCCGGGTATGGGCGACAGCCTCGCGGCGGCCGTCGCAGCCTGCGCCGATGCCAGTGGCTGGCTGGTGGTGCTGGGGGACATGCCCTTTATCCTGCCGTCGAGTATCGAGAGCGTGGTGCGGGAACTGGGCGAGCAAATGATCCGGGTGCCTGTTTATAAGGGGGCCTATGGTCACCCGGTGGCTTTTGGCGCGGCCTTTGGGCAGGCGTTGCGGGGCCTGACCGGGGATCGAGGAGCCAGGCCGCTGTTTGCCGCGGGGCAGGTTGTCGAGGTGGAACTGGCGGATGCTGGCGTGTTGTGGGACGTGGATATGCCGCAGGCGTTGGTTTTTAGCGGTTGA
- the rne gene encoding ribonuclease E: protein MKRMLINATQPEELRVALVDGQRLYDLDIESGAREQKKANIYKGRITRIEPSLEAAFVDFGSERHGFLPLKEISREYFKKAPEGRVNIKDVLSEGQEVIVQVEKEERGNKGAALTTFISLAGRYLVLMPNNPRAGGISRRIEGEERNELREALNGLVAPADMGLIVRTAGLGRSSEEMQWDLDYLLQLWTAIKEASLDRAAPFLIYQESNVIIRAIRDYLRQDIGEVLIDSVEAQDEALTFIRQVMPQYASKIKLYEDSVPLFNRFQIESQIETAFQRVVELPSGGSIVIDPTEALVSIDINSARATKGSDIEETALQTNLEAAEEIARQLRLRDIGGLIVIDFIDMTPAKNQRAVEEKVRECLEADRARVQVGRISRFGLLEMSRQRLRPSLGESSGIVCPRCNGTGIIRDVESLSLAILRLIEEEALKDRTAEVRAQVPIPVAAFLLNEKRNSITKIELRTRARIVILPNDHLETPHFEVQRLRDDSPEAGINQSSYEIAAAAAEAEEVQPAAATRTLVRQEAAVKTAPARANAPVPTEVAAAPVAAPAAVAEPSLFKGLVKSLVSLFATKEEPAAPVVVEKPATERPARNEERRNGRQQSRNRNGRRDEERKPREERAPREERAPREAREERQPREVREAREEVQATAREERAPRPPREERQPRPPREDRKPRGEREERVRELREPLDAAPAAAAVAEERPARQPREERQPRPPREERQPRAEQAAAVAEEELLPNEEQLQEDGQENAEGDRPRRRSRGQRRRSNRRERQRDANGNVIEGSEENSEEPSSADLAAGLAVTAAVASTVISAPAEAQAHEQAERATAAVQEAAPTVEAPVVEATTAVEIPAAPAVEVAQVREEQHEEQAVQPAIVAEQPAVVAEPVVEAPVAEAPAAEPAQEAPRAFERAAEAIVAEAPAPVAEVVAEAVVAAEPVVAEPVAAAPAAPIEAPAAEVAAPVVEAAPASALTSTGRAPNDPREVRRRKREAERLQKEAELAAAAAAEAPVEAVVAAEPAPVVAAVEAAPAAEPAIEQPAPAADEAPRSVEEVVEHKPKAQEEEHEPKPLV, encoded by the coding sequence ATGAAAAGAATGCTGATTAACGCAACTCAACCCGAAGAGTTGCGTGTTGCACTGGTAGATGGCCAACGCCTCTACGACCTGGACATCGAATCCGGTGCACGCGAGCAGAAGAAGGCCAACATCTATAAAGGCCGTATCACTCGCATCGAACCAAGCCTCGAGGCTGCCTTTGTCGATTTCGGCTCTGAGCGCCACGGCTTCCTGCCCCTCAAAGAAATCTCCCGCGAATACTTCAAGAAAGCTCCCGAAGGCCGCGTCAATATCAAGGACGTCCTGAGCGAAGGCCAGGAAGTCATCGTTCAGGTCGAAAAAGAAGAACGTGGCAACAAGGGTGCAGCCCTGACCACCTTCATCAGCCTGGCCGGTCGTTACCTGGTGCTGATGCCGAACAACCCGCGTGCCGGAGGCATCTCCCGTCGCATCGAAGGCGAAGAGCGCAACGAACTGCGCGAAGCCTTGAACGGCCTGGTCGCCCCTGCCGACATGGGCCTGATCGTGCGCACTGCCGGCCTGGGCCGTAGCAGCGAAGAAATGCAGTGGGACCTCGACTACCTGCTGCAACTCTGGACCGCCATCAAAGAAGCCTCGCTGGACCGCGCGGCGCCTTTCCTGATCTACCAGGAAAGCAACGTGATCATCCGCGCCATCCGCGACTACCTGCGCCAGGACATCGGCGAAGTGCTGATCGACAGCGTTGAAGCCCAGGACGAAGCCCTGACCTTCATCCGCCAGGTGATGCCGCAGTACGCCAGCAAGATCAAGCTGTATGAAGACAGCGTTCCGCTGTTCAACCGTTTCCAGATCGAAAGCCAGATCGAAACCGCCTTCCAGCGCGTCGTCGAACTGCCTTCCGGCGGCTCCATCGTTATCGATCCGACCGAAGCCCTGGTGTCCATCGACATCAACTCGGCGCGCGCCACCAAAGGCAGCGACATCGAGGAAACCGCCCTGCAGACCAACCTGGAAGCAGCGGAAGAAATCGCTCGCCAGCTGCGCCTGCGTGACATCGGCGGCCTGATCGTCATCGACTTCATCGACATGACCCCGGCCAAGAACCAGCGCGCCGTGGAAGAGAAAGTCCGCGAATGCCTGGAAGCCGACCGCGCTCGCGTCCAGGTCGGTCGCATTTCGCGCTTCGGCCTGCTGGAAATGTCCCGCCAGCGCCTGCGTCCATCCCTCGGCGAAAGCAGCGGCATCGTCTGCCCACGCTGCAACGGCACCGGCATCATCCGCGACGTCGAATCGCTGTCGCTGGCGATCCTGCGCCTGATCGAAGAAGAAGCCCTGAAAGACCGCACCGCCGAAGTTCGCGCCCAAGTGCCGATTCCGGTCGCGGCCTTCCTGCTCAACGAAAAACGCAACTCGATCACCAAGATCGAACTGCGCACCCGTGCTCGTATCGTCATTCTGCCGAACGACCATCTCGAAACGCCGCACTTCGAAGTCCAGCGTCTGCGTGATGACAGCCCGGAAGCCGGCATCAACCAGTCCAGCTACGAAATCGCCGCTGCCGCTGCCGAAGCCGAAGAAGTCCAGCCAGCCGCCGCGACCCGCACCCTGGTTCGCCAGGAAGCCGCCGTCAAGACCGCTCCAGCCCGCGCCAACGCACCGGTCCCAACCGAAGTGGCCGCCGCCCCGGTTGCCGCTCCGGCCGCCGTTGCCGAGCCAAGCCTGTTCAAGGGTCTGGTGAAATCCCTGGTCAGCCTGTTCGCCACCAAGGAAGAGCCAGCCGCTCCGGTCGTGGTTGAAAAACCGGCCACCGAGCGTCCTGCACGCAACGAAGAACGCCGCAACGGTCGTCAGCAGAGCCGCAATCGCAACGGTCGCCGCGACGAAGAGCGCAAGCCACGCGAAGAACGCGCCCCTCGTGAAGAGCGCGCACCGCGCGAAGCCCGCGAAGAGCGTCAGCCACGCGAAGTCCGCGAGGCTCGCGAGGAAGTCCAGGCCACCGCTCGCGAAGAGCGCGCGCCACGTCCGCCACGGGAAGAGCGTCAACCACGCCCACCACGTGAAGACCGCAAGCCACGCGGCGAGCGTGAAGAACGCGTGCGTGAACTGCGCGAACCGCTGGACGCTGCTCCTGCCGCTGCCGCTGTCGCCGAAGAACGTCCGGCTCGTCAGCCACGCGAAGAGCGTCAACCGCGCCCACCGCGTGAAGAGCGTCAACCTCGCGCCGAACAGGCCGCTGCCGTAGCTGAAGAAGAGCTGCTGCCGAACGAAGAGCAACTGCAGGAAGATGGTCAGGAGAACGCCGAGGGCGATCGTCCACGCCGCCGCTCCCGTGGCCAGCGTCGTCGCAGCAACCGTCGTGAGCGTCAGCGTGACGCCAACGGCAATGTGATCGAAGGTTCGGAAGAAAACAGCGAAGAGCCAAGCAGCGCCGATCTGGCCGCAGGCCTGGCGGTAACCGCTGCCGTTGCCAGCACCGTGATCAGCGCCCCGGCCGAAGCACAGGCTCACGAGCAGGCCGAACGTGCCACTGCTGCCGTCCAGGAAGCCGCACCGACCGTCGAAGCACCGGTCGTCGAGGCCACCACTGCGGTAGAGATTCCAGCAGCACCTGCTGTTGAAGTCGCCCAGGTTCGTGAAGAACAGCACGAAGAACAGGCTGTGCAACCTGCAATTGTTGCAGAACAACCAGCAGTCGTTGCCGAGCCAGTGGTCGAAGCGCCAGTCGCCGAAGCACCAGCGGCAGAGCCAGCCCAGGAAGCGCCTCGTGCCTTCGAGCGTGCCGCCGAGGCGATCGTTGCCGAAGCGCCTGCACCAGTCGCAGAAGTTGTGGCTGAAGCAGTCGTGGCTGCTGAACCTGTAGTTGCCGAGCCTGTGGCTGCCGCACCGGCAGCGCCGATTGAGGCACCTGCCGCCGAAGTGGCTGCACCGGTTGTCGAGGCCGCTCCAGCCAGCGCCCTGACCAGCACCGGTCGCGCGCCAAACGACCCGCGTGAAGTGCGTCGTCGCAAGCGCGAAGCCGAGCGTCTGCAGAAGGAAGCCGAACTGGCTGCCGCTGCTGCCGCTGAAGCTCCGGTAGAAGCCGTAGTGGCCGCCGAGCCTGCGCCAGTGGTTGCCGCGGTCGAGGCAGCTCCTGCTGCCGAACCGGCCATCGAGCAACCTGCGCCTGCCGCCGACGAAGCCCCGCGCTCCGTCGAAGAAGTGGTAGAGCACAAGCCCAAGGCCCAGGAAGAAGAGCACGAGCCTAAACCCCTCGTCTGA
- the rluC gene encoding 23S rRNA pseudouridine(955/2504/2580) synthase RluC: protein MTTTAPSTPGVQLLEVSPEYAGQRIDNFLLARLKGVPKTLIYRILRKGEVRVNKGRIKPEYKLQAGDIVRVPPVRVPERDEPVPVAQGLLQRLEASIVYEDKALIVINKPAGIAVHGGSGLNFGVIEAFRQLRPDAKELELVHRLDRDTSGLLMIAKKRSMLRHLHEALRGDGVDKRYMALVRGNWATSIKQVRAPLLKSNLRSGERMVEVNEEGKEALTVFKVLRRFGDFATMVEAKPVTGRTHQIRVHTLHAGHCIAGDSKYGDDDFTKEIRDLGGKRLFLHAYMLTVPLPDGGELKLQAPVDEMWAKTVERLSAP, encoded by the coding sequence ATGACGACTACTGCCCCCTCGACCCCAGGCGTTCAACTGCTTGAGGTCTCGCCGGAATATGCCGGCCAACGAATCGACAATTTCCTCCTCGCTCGGCTCAAAGGCGTGCCCAAGACCTTGATTTACCGCATTTTGCGCAAAGGCGAAGTGCGGGTGAACAAGGGCCGGATCAAGCCCGAATACAAGCTGCAGGCGGGCGATATCGTGCGCGTGCCGCCGGTGCGCGTGCCGGAGCGTGATGAACCCGTGCCCGTGGCGCAGGGGTTGTTGCAGCGCCTGGAGGCTTCGATTGTCTATGAAGACAAAGCCCTGATCGTGATCAACAAGCCCGCCGGCATCGCTGTGCATGGTGGCAGCGGTCTGAATTTCGGGGTGATCGAAGCCTTTCGTCAGTTGCGCCCGGACGCCAAGGAGCTGGAGCTGGTCCATCGCCTCGACCGCGATACTTCCGGCCTGCTGATGATCGCCAAGAAACGCAGCATGCTGCGTCATTTGCATGAAGCCTTGCGCGGCGATGGTGTCGACAAGCGCTACATGGCGCTGGTGCGCGGCAACTGGGCGACCTCGATCAAGCAGGTCCGTGCGCCGCTGCTCAAGAGCAACCTGCGTTCCGGCGAGCGCATGGTCGAAGTGAACGAAGAGGGCAAGGAGGCCTTGACCGTGTTCAAGGTGCTGCGCCGCTTCGGTGACTTCGCCACCATGGTCGAAGCCAAGCCGGTGACCGGTCGTACTCACCAGATCCGTGTGCATACCCTGCATGCCGGGCATTGCATTGCCGGCGACAGCAAGTATGGCGATGACGATTTCACCAAGGAAATCCGCGACCTGGGCGGTAAGCGCCTGTTTCTGCATGCCTACATGCTGACCGTGCCGCTGCCCGATGGCGGCGAGCTGAAATTGCAGGCGCCGGTGGATGAAATGTGGGCCAAGACCGTGGAGCGCCTGAGTGCACCCTGA
- a CDS encoding HAD-IA family hydrolase has translation MHPDYKLLIFDWDGTLADSIGRIVEAMHVASDRSGFARCDDFAVKGIIGLGLPEAIRTLYPHISDAELVDFRQHYADHYIALEAEPSPLFAGVVQSLEAFRSEGYHLAVATGKARRGLDRVLKAHGWEDYFDITRAADETASKPHPLMLEQILAHCEVRPEQALMVGDSSFDLLMARNAGMASVAVGYGAQSLEALQAYEPRLSIDSFPQLHAWLGQRGN, from the coding sequence GTGCACCCTGATTACAAACTGCTGATCTTTGATTGGGACGGCACCCTGGCAGACTCCATTGGTCGGATAGTCGAGGCCATGCATGTGGCCTCCGATCGCTCGGGGTTTGCCCGGTGCGACGATTTTGCGGTCAAGGGCATTATCGGCCTGGGATTGCCGGAGGCGATCCGCACGCTGTATCCGCACATCAGCGATGCCGAGCTGGTAGATTTTCGCCAGCACTATGCCGATCACTACATTGCTCTCGAGGCCGAGCCTTCTCCGTTGTTCGCCGGAGTGGTGCAGTCTCTCGAAGCTTTCCGGAGCGAGGGATATCATCTGGCGGTAGCGACCGGTAAGGCGCGTCGTGGCCTGGATCGGGTGTTGAAGGCGCATGGCTGGGAAGATTATTTCGACATCACCCGCGCTGCCGATGAAACCGCGAGCAAGCCTCATCCTCTGATGCTCGAGCAGATCCTGGCGCATTGCGAGGTGCGCCCCGAGCAGGCGTTGATGGTGGGGGATTCCTCTTTCGACCTGCTGATGGCGCGTAACGCGGGCATGGCATCGGTTGCGGTCGGTTATGGCGCGCAATCGCTGGAAGCCTTGCAGGCTTACGAGCCGCGCCTGTCTATCGATAGTTTTCCTCAATTGCATGCCTGGCTCGGCCAGCGGGGCAATTGA
- the sppA gene encoding signal peptide peptidase SppA yields MSDEWKAPSKSAADSADDKSWKLLEKTLLAGVQEQRRSRRWGIFFKLLTFVYLLVALALFTPLMDMEKTATRGAGYTALIEVTGVIADKESASADNIVTGLRAAFEDSKVKGIVLRINSPGGSPVQSGYVYDEIRRLRGLHPDIKVYAVISDLGASGAYYIASAADQIYADKASLVGSIGVTAAGYGFVGTMEKLGVERRTYTSGEHKSFLDPFQPQKPEETQFWQGVLDTTHRQFIASVKQGRGERLKDKDHPELFSGLVWSGEQALQLGLIDGLGSASSVARDVVGEKELVDFTVQESPFDRFSKKLGASVAEHLAMWMGFQGPTLR; encoded by the coding sequence ATGAGCGACGAATGGAAAGCGCCGAGTAAATCGGCTGCCGACAGTGCTGACGACAAGAGCTGGAAACTGCTGGAAAAGACCCTGTTGGCCGGTGTGCAAGAACAGCGGCGTTCGCGGCGCTGGGGGATTTTCTTCAAACTCCTGACCTTTGTTTATCTGCTTGTAGCCCTGGCGCTGTTTACGCCGTTGATGGATATGGAAAAAACCGCCACCCGCGGGGCCGGTTACACGGCATTGATCGAGGTGACGGGCGTGATCGCGGACAAGGAGTCGGCGAGCGCCGACAACATCGTGACCGGCTTGCGTGCGGCTTTCGAGGACTCGAAGGTCAAAGGCATTGTGCTGCGTATCAACAGTCCTGGCGGCAGCCCGGTGCAGTCGGGTTATGTCTATGACGAAATCCGTCGTCTGCGTGGCCTGCATCCGGATATCAAGGTGTATGCAGTGATTTCCGACCTGGGGGCTTCCGGCGCCTACTACATTGCCAGCGCTGCCGATCAGATCTATGCCGACAAGGCGAGCCTGGTCGGTTCCATCGGGGTCACGGCGGCCGGTTATGGTTTTGTCGGCACCATGGAGAAGCTGGGGGTGGAGCGTCGTACCTACACCTCGGGTGAGCACAAGTCGTTCCTGGACCCGTTCCAGCCGCAGAAGCCCGAGGAAACCCAGTTCTGGCAGGGCGTGCTGGATACCACTCATCGCCAGTTCATCGCCAGCGTCAAGCAGGGGCGTGGCGAGCGTCTCAAGGACAAGGATCACCCGGAGCTGTTCTCTGGCCTGGTCTGGTCCGGCGAGCAGGCGCTGCAACTGGGCTTGATCGATGGGCTGGGGAGTGCCAGCTCAGTTGCCCGGGATGTGGTTGGCGAGAAGGAATTGGTGGATTTCACTGTGCAGGAGTCGCCTTTCGATCGCTTCTCGAAAAAGCTGGGTGCCAGTGTTGCCGAGCATCTGGCCATGTGGATGGGCTTTCAGGGGCCGACACTGCGTTGA
- a CDS encoding Maf family protein, translating into MLPLLLASSSAYRRELLTRLRLPFTCSSPDIDESHRPGESASDLVKRLAEEKARALAVTHPEHLIIGSDQVAVLGERIIGKPHTFEKAREQLLAASGASVTFLTGLALLNSKSGHCQVDCVPFTVHMRELSPARIERYLHAEQPYDCAGSFKAEGLGISLFRSTEGSDASSLIGLPLIRLVDMLLAESVEIP; encoded by the coding sequence ATGCTGCCTTTATTACTTGCCTCAAGCTCGGCCTACCGGCGCGAATTGCTCACCCGCCTGCGCCTGCCATTCACCTGCAGCTCACCGGATATCGACGAAAGCCATCGCCCCGGCGAATCCGCCAGCGACCTGGTCAAGCGCCTCGCCGAAGAGAAAGCCCGAGCGCTGGCCGTCACCCACCCAGAACACCTGATCATTGGCTCGGACCAAGTCGCGGTGCTCGGCGAGCGCATCATCGGCAAGCCCCACACATTCGAAAAGGCGCGCGAGCAATTGCTCGCCGCCAGCGGCGCCAGCGTGACCTTTCTCACCGGCCTGGCCCTGCTCAACAGCAAGAGCGGCCACTGCCAGGTCGACTGCGTACCCTTCACCGTGCATATGCGCGAGCTGAGCCCTGCCCGCATCGAACGCTACCTGCACGCAGAACAGCCTTATGACTGTGCCGGCAGCTTCAAGGCCGAGGGCCTGGGCATCAGCCTGTTCCGCAGCACCGAGGGCAGCGACGCCAGCAGCCTGATCGGCCTGCCGCTGATCCGCCTGGTAGACATGCTGCTCGCCGAAAGCGTGGAAATCCCCTGA
- a CDS encoding YceD family protein produces MLNDPIPPHVDPRKLADRGTTLQGELLLADLKRLCDPLSDDVGTVQAKFVFERDERKSVVIHSFIDTEVKMVCQRCLELVTLPIHSECSYAVVKEGANTQSLPKGYDVLELGEDPLDLQALIEEELLLALPIVPAHHPEECQQPAGLDEPEPSEDEVTRSNPFSVLAQLKRDPNV; encoded by the coding sequence ATGTTGAATGACCCGATTCCACCTCACGTTGACCCGCGCAAATTGGCTGACCGTGGCACCACCCTTCAAGGTGAACTGCTGCTGGCCGATTTGAAGAGACTCTGCGACCCGCTTTCCGACGATGTCGGTACGGTGCAGGCTAAATTCGTTTTTGAACGAGATGAACGTAAATCTGTGGTGATCCACAGCTTTATCGACACTGAAGTCAAAATGGTTTGCCAGCGTTGTCTTGAGCTGGTCACCCTGCCGATCCACAGCGAATGCAGTTACGCTGTGGTGAAGGAGGGTGCGAATACCCAGTCGTTGCCGAAAGGTTATGACGTGCTGGAACTGGGCGAAGATCCTTTGGATCTGCAGGCTTTGATCGAGGAGGAGCTTTTGCTCGCCTTGCCCATCGTGCCTGCTCATCATCCGGAAGAATGCCAGCAGCCGGCGGGTCTCGATGAGCCCGAACCGAGCGAGGACGAGGTAACGCGGTCCAACCCGTTCAGTGTATTGGCGCAGTTAAAGCGTGACCCAAACGTTTAG